The following nucleotide sequence is from Primulina tabacum isolate GXHZ01 chromosome 2, ASM2559414v2, whole genome shotgun sequence.
TGAAAAGCTTGTCTGATAAATTACTTGAGCAATTTGGCCATTATTAGAAGTATggttcaaatttttaaaaagagGAGCGCTAGTTTTAATTTTGTTATGTTCTCCTGCAAGTCACCCTTTATTGATGCAAAGAAGTATAGAGATAGTTAAAGCCTGTTTAATCTATTCAATCAGCTTATTCTGTTCCGTTCTCTCTTGTTACCTAATTATCTTGCTAATGACTTTAGGGCTGTGCGAGCAATGAATGAATCACTGAAGCAAAATCGTCTTTTGAGGGAAGGAGGTGAAAGTACCTCATGTTCATTGGATTCCAATGACCAACATAACGAAAGTCAATCAAAAGATGTATACTCTCTCAACCTGAATAGTTGTTTCTATCTGCATCTTGCTACATGGTTTGTGATAAAGTTTATGGGTAAATATGTCTTTAGGACATTTTTCTTTATGCATAGCTTCTGTAGCTGATTGCGTGACTACTCAGTTTTAGAACACAAATAGTACTAGATCCTAGTTTGGATTACTTGGCTTCTTTGAAATTAGTAATTTTCTGCTAAACTTGGGACCAAGTTTGTGATCATGTTATAGTCCGTTTTTGGTGTTAGTTTTATTTTTCCCAAAATGAACCAGGGTCTTAATGTCTCTATAAATAAGTGATtgtcataaattttcatcaCTAATTCATATACGTTGCTTCCATATTTTTCTTCATTGTCGTGTTTTTGAAGATGAGATTTTCAGCTCTCACTATGGTACACTTAATTATGTTATTGCTGatctgaaaaatatatttttgaaaaacattctctgaaatgtatttttaggaaatGAATTGGGAAATGCGATGGTTTGGGTATGCTTTCAGGAGGAGGCATTTTTGTCAGTGTGTTGGATTATATAGTTTCATGATTATTaagtgattattttaaaatttagaaaaCTTAATCGTGTCTTAgaatatgatatgataataGAATTGTTTATGGGAGTCATTAAAAGATGAATATAAAGCAATGATTATCTAGGAGTACATAAAAGTTGGTTGAAAATGTATTTTggaaaaagaataataaaacaATTTAGGTGGATTTGCTTGTTTCCACGAAGTTAAAAATATTTCCCAGAAACATAAACAAACATACCTGATTTTCTCTTTTCAGCAGCctttcaatttattttcatttctttttttttatgtagatttattattttgaaaaatacatgGGATTGGCTGGAGATGGATTCCTCACATATAGATCAACTCCTACACTGTTTTCTTTTTCTGATGAAAAAGATCTAGTGCAACGGAAAGGCCGATTTTACTTTTTTTAATGGGATTATCCAATAAGAACTTATATTTTCCTATATCAATCACCCGCTTGTTTTATAATTCCGTGAAGTATAGGCATTCATTTTGATTGTACGACTCAACAGACAAGATTAAAAATTGGAACTTGCATTTAGTTGTTGAGTATTATACTCTTATTTGTTTTACATATTTGTTTCTTGTCCCTGTGGTAGGGTCTGGTAATCTATTTTTGGGCAATCTAAATGCAAGCTAATCTTTCTCATTTTTCATTGCATCTGTAATCAACGTTTCATGTTCGAAACCTTGgtttgtgtttcaatggttttataCAATCTCCAGGTTACAGACATCTGCCTTGATGATCGTGGCAAAGTGTCTGAGAGAGGGTCTTCCTTATATGCTCCTCTGAGACAGCTCAGTTCTCATAAGGCAATGTCATTACCTTCATCTCCGCATGAGTTTACTAGTCATACTTCAGAAAGGAGTGCAACTGATAGGGTAAATGAAGAAATGGTTTCAACCTGGAACAGAGTTCTGGATTTACCTGTCTTCCAGAATAAGCCTCTGCTACCATTTGAAGAGTGGAATATTGATTTCTCAGAGTTAACTGTAGGCACTCGAGTTGGAATCGGTGAGCACTGTCATTCTGGATAACAGTACTGCTATTCATTCATAAAGCTGAAAATTAGCAACAGAACAAAGAGTTTGACCCCCAATGTGACAGGCCTCTAATTTTCTAATCTGAAACTAGACAGTATGGTTGAGTTATTTTTTTTCTGAAACACAAATATTATCTAATTGATCACTGCAATTTTGTGTTTTTCCCTGAAAATTATAAGTTTCCTTTTCAACGTGGAGAAAGAAGATATGAGTGTGAGAATTGGCTCATTCATGACTAGGTTAAATCTCCCTGATATGCCATGCTTTGTTTCCTACTAAAAGTTTTCAATTTTTGCCATTTAGACTTTAGTAAGAACATACTACTTGTCTGAGTATATACGCATGCTCTTGTTTTTCCTTATGTGGATACAATTCCAGGGTTCTTTGGCGAAGTTTTTCGTGGCGTTTGGAATGGAACTGAAGTTGCTATTAAAGTGTTTTTGGAGCAAGATCTCACTGCAGAAAACATGGAAGATTTTTGCAATGAAATATCCATCCTCAGGTATGGTATGTGTTCCTTCGCTGGTATTGTTTTTTCCCCCTCTTTTTCTGATACAGCATTGCAACTCAACTATTTTTGTCTGTTTTTTTGGCTGCAGTCGCCTTCGGCATCCAAATGGTACTTCTCTTCGCCCACTTTTTTTTAGCAGTTCTCTGTGCCACTTTTACTTGAATCTCAACTTGATTTTAGAGGAAATACATCGAATAGGATGCACAGAATGTGATTATGGCTATAAATCAAGAAAGAAAAGCATGTTGCATGTGTTATATTGTGTCAAAGAGGTGATGATGCTAATATTTAGGACTTCTCATGAGTAGACTGTTCAAGTAGGCATATAAGACTTACTCAAGGTATTTTGAAATTAACGTAAAAATTGAACTGTAAGCCTTTATATGAAAAAAATGAATCTTTGTCAACAGTGATCCCTAGTATAAGGTTCTCCCAAATCATATTAGTCTCTCCAAAAAGTGTTCAGCTTTGGTGACCACAGTGTGGTGAATGTGGAATCAACAGCTTGATGAAAACATATAGTTGTTGTCTATTCAAACATATGGCGTATATATGAAAAGTTGAGTTTACTATATCTTGAGATTTAGGTTTATAGTATAACAGGATGTTTTTGGTGCAGTCATATTATTTATTGGTGCATGCACAAAACCTCCACGGTTGTCTATGGTCACTGAATACATGGAGATGGGATCACTATACTATTTGATTCACCTAAGCGGtcagaagaagaaattgagCTGGCGGAGGAGAATCAAGATGCTGCGCGACATATGCAGGTTACTTAAACTCTTTGATGCATGCCTAATTTGATTGGTTGAAAGATTGTTGTTCTTAATTAAGTCATTCATATGGTTGTTTAACTGAAGCTGTATGCTCTGTGCTAAGGATCTGGGAGCTTATCTATTGTTAGAATTAAAGTTCAAACTCAATTACAGTTAACTAGTCTAATAGATTCTTACCTGTGTGGGTATCAAACATCTTTTATGGCTAATGCTTTACTTTGATCTTACTCTGACTGAGGTCTAATACTGTTTCTTTTAGCTTAGTTCTTGTCCTGCCTTTCTTACCATGCAGAATTAGCCTTTAGAATTAAAGCGTTCCATGAACTTTAAGTACTGCAGTGAAATTAGTCTGACAGATTGCTGCTAACTCGGCTGTCTTACTGACATGATGGGTTAGTAAAGCTACCAAAGCTGGTGATTCTTTGACgtgttatttttttgttttggaaaTATTCTCTAGATGGTATTTGGCTCATTAGACAAACATTAAGTTCTCAGGCATGGCAATCGAGTTATCGCATTGTCAGGTAGATGTGAAGGTGTACAGAATTTCTTTATTACTACAATCTGAATTTTGGGGAGTGGAAGAGGAAGATGTAGTCAAGGATGAACTGAGGAATTGAATTGGGGGGAGGGAAGCAAGGACCCATCTAGTAATCCTATccctttttcatttttcttattgaagtattaaataaatttcgacTGCAGTCTCATTTTCTTCTTGCCTACTGTTGCCATTCAGAGGGATGATGTGCATACATCGCATGAAGATAATCCACCGTGATCTTAAAAGTGCCAACTGCCTAGTGAACAAGCACTGGACGGTTAAGATCTGCGACTTTGGGCTCTCAAAGGTCATGACTGATGCTCCCATGAAAGACTCCTCATCGTCTGGGACACCGGAGTGGATGGCTCCTGAACTTATTCGGAATGAACCCTTCACAGAGAAATGCGACATTTTTAGCCTCGGAATGATAATGTGGGAACTATGCACTCTTAATAGACCTTGGGATCGAATTCCACCCGAGCGGGTACGCTGGAATTTCCTTTCATTTTTTCTTGCCCTTACCAGTCTCATCTATTTGTCGATGTTTGCCTGGGATCTCAACATAGCTCATTCCCTCTTCAGGTTGTTTATGCAGTTGCACATGAGGGATCAAGATTGGAGATACCTGAAGGGCCCCTGGGCAGGCTAATTGCAGGTACCTATTTATCTTGAAGACCTACAAAAACTTCACTTGTTCTCTTTTCGGTCAGGACACTCGAACATAATATCTGATAACGAACGTCTTTCTATCTCTCAGATTGTTGGGCAGAACCGCATTTACGACCAAGTTGTGAGGAAATACTTGTCCGTCTGCTAGACTGCGAATTAGCACTTTGCTAATGCAGCATGTTTGTTGTATAAAAATACAAGAGTTGAGGTTTTTTAATCATTCCGGCTCATTTGTAAACTCGTGTGTCAATTTCAGcatctaattttttatttttttttttgtgccaTCAAATCATCAAGTTTTCAACTTGTCAAGTGTCGTCCAATGTTTGAACAGTGACAATTGTTGAAATTGTAATACAACATTTCTTACTTGAGCTGTTCTACATGTataagaaaaacaaaataatgCAGGTGCAAAGACTATAAAAATTTCGTTCTATTTCAAGTCAGTTTCTATTCATAAGAATCCGGCACCTATTCAGCTATTCTTAAGCTTGGTGCTCAAACCATTCTCCGATACAGGATATAGTCTTTTTTCAACTGCTCGTCACTTCCCTTAGATTCCAAATCTTTCGCAGGAACACCGTGAAAATGGCCGTGTATGAAGCGTTTCCTGAGCCCAAAACAACCCTGCTGCCGAGAGTAACGAACCCCGGTCTTTCAGAAGCCAACAAGGGCATTGATGACTAATACAATTAGATAAAACCACTCTCAAGGGCTGAAGTCCGTCCACCCAGAAGGTGCAGTTGGGGGTTCAGACTTATACAGTAGCGGTCACCCCAATCCAAACACATGTTCGTTAGCTGGGTAGCTCCAGGCTCTATGGGCTTCGACATTGTTAGAGTATTGTTTTCTCGCACTCATAAATAGTGGAAGtttataaatttttgttttgacgTTCAGATTTAAACAATTCATATAGTGTTTTAAAGTAGTTTATCTTTACATATAAAACGTCGGCTCAAACTATTCTCGATTTTAAGCGGAGGTAATCCTTGTTGTTAATCCCTACAAACGGATCTTCATTCTTTTTTAATTGTCTAACCATGTCACGATCAGAATCTTgtactaatttattatttaattcgtATATTCTacatttacaaataaatatttgtgAACTTATTATAACACCGATCGACGATCAAACAACGTCAATGTATCGATGATATAACTCTTGTTCGtataatgaaaattaaaaatttcaaagatCAAAATTTTTCACTGATCCATTTTTGACAGATGTCAGTTTTGTGAACTCTTTCAATAAAACATACATCATTCTACTCACTTGATTTGTATTTAAACTAACTTTCATAACTTCCAATAATGAAATATACTTATAAATTCTTTTATAAACAATTTGCTTGATATCTGTCAAACTACATTTTCCGAATTCAGATTCTTGAATTCGAttatctcaacgagaacacaTAATACAATacttgtgtgatcctcaatggttcagtgATACAGCTAGTCTTGAGTTCATAACTTtatgtgattcaaaataacatttattcttatttgggATTACCCTAATTAGTcttattcttttcatcaaccctTTGATCAAGAACGTCGGAACTCAAGTATGATTACACgtatcggatcatggtaagagcgtctactAGCATAATCTCATGATCTCTTAGGTGTCATTGATACTGTCTGCAAGAACATTAAGTTATGGTTAGTATATTGTATGGTCCCttaactcatatatcccgatcgaatatgtAATCATTGGTATATAgagagttgcaaatgaattcgataacgatatGATATATCTTTTAATAACAATAGTGACATATTATGTGCAATTGAGGAAACATCTTTTCAAAATACACATGTTTTACTTTGACCAGATATCCAGTACACTATCAACTCATCATAGCATATAGGATATCGATGAGCAACAACACCCCGACTATAATGCATTGACTCTCCAAAACTACACCCAAcatcgccacctgatgactctcaatGGACTCGATAAACAGATCAAAGGGCAATGCTAGTACACATAGCCTCCATGTTATCCCGGGTTAAAAgactaatagtgtacaaccataaatacAGACTATTCAACTCGATAAGCgttaaccacttggaaagtccgattGAAGATTGTTCTgtgcatcatcaaatgatcattcATCTGTATGAATGAACGTCTTCATActcttaccaatgaaacatgacgtttacataacatatactagtctcaaactcgatcaatctttatctttattttagaCGGTTGAATC
It contains:
- the LOC142535955 gene encoding uncharacterized protein LOC142535955 isoform X3, with protein sequence MLKQYILSLVKGLNRNPAAMIKKIAGLVSDFYKRPNSELSPKKAAVDDTSYLSENRGVQMLGHIKHGSCRPRAILFKFLADAVGLESRLVVGLPTEGVSDCVDSYRHMSVLVVLNSVELLVDLMRFPGQLIPRSTKAIFMTHISAAGESDSAENDSCDSPMEPNSPLYGVPEKVDTESAEKDDGLLYQRRLESSSNAAGPSLRNIMLRSNSIDRKLSVSHSEPNIAATFWRRSRRKVATEQRTASSSPEHPSLPSRGRSMLGGDNKSFRDYSDDITASRSEGASMLETRRIRRRSISMTPEIGDDIVRAVRAMNESLKQNRLLREGGESTSCSLDSNDQHNESQSKDVTDICLDDRGKVSERGSSLYAPLRQLSSHKAMSLPSSPHEFTSHTSERSATDRVNEEMVSTWNRVLDLPVFQNKPLLPFEEWNIDFSELTVGTRVGIGFFGEVFRGVWNGTEVAIKVFLEQDLTAENMEDFCNEISILSRLRHPNVILFIGACTKPPRLSMVTEYMEMGSLYYLIHLSGQKKKLSWRRRIKMLRDICRGMMCIHRMKIIHRDLKSANCLVNKHWTVKICDFGLSKVMTDAPMKDSSSSGTPEWMAPELIRNEPFTEKCDIFSLGMIMWELCTLNRPWDRIPPERVVYAVAHEGSRLEIPEGPLGRLIADCWAEPHLRPSCEEILVRLLDCELALC